In Saccharothrix violaceirubra, the following are encoded in one genomic region:
- a CDS encoding APC family permease, with amino-acid sequence MAQTDEPGLKRAIGPKLLLFFVVGDILGTGIYALTGNVAGKIGGALWLPFLIAFAVAFLTAFSYLELVGKYPRAAGAALYTNRAFKIQFLTFMVAFAVMSSGITSASSAALAFGKTYLQSVIREFFSDTFTVSATLVAILFIVGLALVNFRGVSESVKANVVLTCIELSGLLIVIAIGLSAVLNGDGDASRLTQIEPANGQSALLAVTSATALAFFAMVGFEDSVNMAEECQDPVRIFPRAVLWGMVVAAVIYVLVAVTSSLLIPADELAGAKSSALLRVVEVGAPGFPLWVFSLIGLFAVVNSALINMLMASRLVYGMANERIIPKAFGVVHPLRRTPWVAIVFTSGVAIALVTTADIEKLGGTTALLLLVVFAIVNVAVLVLRKDTVAHKHFRAPTWAPVLGVLTCVYLASPLSGRPAADYRIALYLLGAGAVLWLVNRFAGGRKKVDAEKLSV; translated from the coding sequence ATGGCGCAAACGGACGAGCCTGGGCTTAAGCGGGCGATCGGGCCGAAGTTGTTGTTGTTCTTCGTGGTCGGCGACATCCTCGGCACCGGGATCTACGCCCTCACGGGCAACGTGGCGGGCAAGATCGGGGGAGCCCTCTGGCTCCCCTTCCTCATCGCGTTCGCCGTCGCCTTCCTCACCGCGTTCAGCTACCTCGAACTGGTCGGCAAGTACCCCAGGGCAGCCGGGGCCGCGCTCTACACCAACCGGGCGTTCAAGATCCAGTTCCTGACCTTCATGGTGGCCTTCGCGGTCATGAGTTCGGGCATCACGTCCGCCTCCTCCGCGGCGCTCGCGTTCGGCAAGACCTACCTTCAGTCCGTGATCCGCGAGTTCTTCTCCGACACGTTCACGGTCTCCGCGACGCTCGTCGCGATCCTCTTCATCGTCGGCCTCGCCCTGGTCAACTTCCGGGGCGTGTCCGAGTCGGTCAAGGCCAACGTCGTGCTGACCTGCATCGAACTGTCCGGCCTGCTCATCGTGATCGCGATCGGCCTGTCCGCCGTGCTGAACGGCGACGGGGACGCGTCGCGCCTTACGCAGATCGAGCCCGCGAACGGCCAGTCCGCCCTGCTCGCCGTCACCTCGGCCACGGCCCTCGCCTTCTTCGCCATGGTCGGCTTCGAGGACTCGGTCAACATGGCCGAGGAATGCCAGGACCCGGTCCGCATCTTCCCGCGCGCCGTGCTCTGGGGCATGGTCGTCGCCGCCGTCATCTACGTCCTGGTCGCGGTCACCTCGTCCCTGCTCATCCCGGCCGACGAACTCGCCGGTGCGAAGTCGTCCGCCCTGCTGCGGGTGGTCGAGGTCGGCGCACCCGGCTTCCCCCTCTGGGTCTTCTCGCTGATCGGCCTGTTCGCCGTGGTCAACTCCGCGTTGATCAACATGCTCATGGCCAGCCGGCTCGTCTACGGCATGGCCAACGAGCGCATCATCCCCAAGGCCTTCGGCGTGGTGCACCCGCTCCGCCGCACGCCGTGGGTCGCGATCGTGTTCACGAGTGGCGTCGCGATCGCGTTGGTCACGACGGCCGACATCGAGAAGCTCGGCGGCACGACCGCGCTCCTGCTCCTGGTCGTCTTCGCGATCGTCAACGTCGCCGTGCTCGTCCTGCGCAAGGACACCGTGGCGCACAAGCACTTCCGCGCCCCCACGTGGGCGCCGGTCCTCGGCGTGCTCACCTGCGTCTACCTGGCGAGCCCGCTGTCCGGCCGCCCGGCCGCCGACTACCGGATCGCCCTCTACCTGCTCGGTGCGGGCGCGGTGCTCTGGTTGGTCAACCGGTTCGCCGGCGGCCGGAAGAAGGTCGACGCCGAGAAGCTGTCGGTCTAG
- a CDS encoding helix-turn-helix domain-containing protein: MARRAGRSVRSRRLSYVLRKLRAATGMSTDATGEAVGMSGSKISRIETSDIGVYLDDLEKLLDFYRVTKAQRVFLLDLARNAEQRGLLRIHNPNLPEDWQTWTDFEDEASALLNYEPLLIPGLLQTPEYAKSIIVATGAGLSDAQVDALVASRMARQGLLNRTSPLRLRAIIDQQVFERPFGDPGAMDRQVRHLIALGERPNVEVRVLPTTAGLHSGLNGPFVVLEYDDDASLVLVENKISSLFIDEDEQIRLFESTWDELVRLAYDTEETVAFLRDLP, translated from the coding sequence ATGGCACGACGCGCTGGGCGGTCAGTCCGCTCTCGACGACTCTCGTACGTCCTCCGGAAGTTGCGGGCCGCCACTGGGATGAGTACCGACGCCACGGGTGAGGCCGTGGGGATGTCGGGGAGCAAGATCTCTCGGATCGAGACCTCGGACATCGGGGTCTACCTCGACGACCTCGAGAAGTTGTTGGACTTCTACCGGGTCACCAAGGCCCAACGGGTGTTCCTCCTCGACCTCGCCCGGAACGCGGAGCAGCGGGGCCTGCTCCGCATCCACAACCCCAACCTGCCCGAGGACTGGCAGACCTGGACCGACTTCGAAGACGAGGCGAGCGCTCTCCTCAACTACGAGCCGCTGCTGATCCCCGGACTCCTCCAGACCCCCGAGTACGCGAAGTCGATCATCGTGGCCACCGGGGCCGGTTTGTCGGACGCACAGGTCGATGCCCTGGTCGCCAGCAGGATGGCGCGGCAGGGACTGCTGAACCGGACGAGCCCGCTGCGGCTGCGCGCGATCATCGACCAGCAGGTCTTCGAGCGCCCCTTCGGGGACCCCGGGGCGATGGACCGCCAGGTTCGCCACCTGATCGCCCTCGGCGAGCGGCCGAACGTGGAGGTGCGGGTGCTCCCGACCACCGCCGGGCTGCACTCCGGGTTGAACGGGCCGTTCGTGGTCCTGGAGTACGACGACGACGCGAGCCTCGTGTTGGTGGAGAACAAGATTTCGAGTCTGTTCATCGACGAGGACGAGCAGATCCGCTTGTTCGAGTCCACCTGGGACGAACTCGTCCGGCTGGCGTACGACACCGAGGAGACGGTGGCTTTCCTGCGGGATCTGCCATGA
- a CDS encoding ABC transporter ATP-binding protein, translated as MNAIRVRGLRKSYDGKPAVAGIDLEVAEGEVFALLGPNGAGKSTTVEILEGLRRRDGGEVSVLGQDPAKAPRSWYEDIGVVQQAATDLADTTVAEAVRHFARYYRRARAVDEVIDLVGLTEKAGDRAGKLSGGQRRRLDVALGIVGRPKLLFLDEPTTGFDPEARRRFWSLIRLLAREGTTIVLTTHYLDEVEALANRLAVVARGRVVAEGTPLTVGGRHTADALVSWIDNRGPQSYRTPRPDEFVRSLPAAPGLTVTRPTLEDVYLELIA; from the coding sequence ATGAACGCGATACGAGTCCGGGGCTTGCGCAAGTCCTACGACGGCAAGCCCGCCGTCGCCGGAATCGACCTGGAAGTCGCCGAGGGCGAGGTGTTCGCCCTGCTCGGCCCGAACGGCGCGGGCAAGAGCACGACCGTGGAGATCCTCGAAGGGCTGCGGCGGCGCGACGGCGGCGAGGTGTCCGTCCTCGGCCAGGACCCGGCCAAGGCGCCCCGGTCCTGGTACGAGGACATCGGCGTCGTCCAGCAGGCCGCGACCGACCTGGCGGACACCACCGTCGCCGAGGCCGTCCGGCACTTCGCCCGCTACTACCGCCGCGCCCGCGCCGTCGACGAGGTGATCGACCTCGTCGGCCTCACGGAGAAGGCCGGCGACCGCGCCGGGAAGCTCTCCGGCGGCCAACGCCGACGCCTCGACGTGGCCCTGGGCATCGTCGGCCGGCCGAAGCTGCTGTTCCTCGACGAGCCCACCACCGGCTTCGACCCCGAGGCCCGCCGCCGGTTCTGGTCGTTGATCAGGCTGCTCGCCCGCGAGGGCACGACGATCGTGCTCACCACCCACTACCTCGACGAGGTCGAGGCGCTCGCGAACCGGCTGGCCGTCGTCGCGCGGGGCCGGGTCGTGGCCGAGGGCACGCCGCTGACCGTCGGCGGCCGGCACACCGCCGACGCGCTGGTCTCGTGGATCGACAACCGGGGTCCGCAGTCGTACCGCACCCCGCGACCCGACGAGTTCGTGCGCTCGCTGCCCGCCGCGCCCGGCCTGACCGTCACCCGGCCGACCCTCGAAGACGTCTACCTGGAGCTGATCGCATGA
- a CDS encoding MFS transporter: MKRLFGRVAIDTAPLKIAAYRRLWLSTVVTAVGSQLTAVAVPKQVFDITGSSGWVGITAAVALIPLLVFGLYGGAVADLVDRRKLLVVTNIGIAVTSVLLWVQAALDVRSVWLVIVLLGLQQVFFAANAPARTAAIARIVPDHQIPAATALGATVMMFGGVFGPMLAGALMPVVGLPTLYLVDAIALTLTIWSVWRLPPMPPAGGESRRAGVADVVEGFRYLAVRKVLLASFLLDIIAMVFGMPRALFPEMAERTFGDPPGGGLALGWLFAAIPLGALLCGLVSGWTSKVMRHGVGVVFSIVAWGVAMIGFGLSHALWLAVVFLAIGGAADMISMVFRSAMLQTAASDEMRGRMQGVFTVVVAGGPRLADLVHGTGGAAVGAGVATAVGGVLVVVATVVATALIPAFWRYRFDPRPSPHTIG, from the coding sequence GTGAAGCGTCTGTTCGGCAGGGTCGCGATCGACACGGCGCCCTTGAAGATCGCCGCCTACCGCAGGCTCTGGCTGTCCACGGTCGTCACGGCCGTCGGCAGCCAGTTGACCGCCGTGGCCGTGCCCAAGCAGGTCTTCGACATCACCGGCTCGTCCGGGTGGGTCGGCATCACGGCCGCGGTGGCGTTGATCCCGCTGCTGGTGTTCGGCCTGTACGGCGGTGCCGTGGCCGACCTGGTCGACCGGCGCAAGCTGCTGGTCGTGACCAACATCGGCATCGCGGTGACGTCCGTGCTGCTGTGGGTGCAGGCCGCTTTGGACGTGCGGTCCGTGTGGCTGGTGATCGTGCTGCTCGGGTTGCAGCAGGTCTTCTTCGCGGCCAACGCACCGGCGCGCACGGCCGCCATCGCGCGGATCGTGCCGGACCACCAGATCCCGGCGGCCACCGCCCTGGGTGCCACCGTGATGATGTTCGGCGGCGTGTTCGGCCCGATGCTCGCGGGCGCGTTGATGCCGGTCGTGGGCCTGCCGACGCTGTACCTGGTGGACGCGATCGCGTTGACGCTGACCATCTGGTCGGTGTGGCGGCTGCCGCCGATGCCCCCGGCCGGCGGGGAGTCGCGGCGGGCCGGGGTCGCCGACGTGGTGGAAGGCTTCCGGTACCTGGCCGTGCGGAAGGTGCTGCTGGCGTCGTTCCTGCTCGACATCATCGCCATGGTGTTCGGCATGCCCCGGGCGTTGTTCCCGGAGATGGCCGAGCGGACGTTCGGCGACCCGCCCGGCGGCGGGTTGGCGCTGGGGTGGCTGTTCGCCGCGATCCCGTTGGGCGCCCTGCTGTGCGGGCTGGTGTCGGGGTGGACGTCGAAGGTGATGCGGCACGGCGTCGGCGTCGTGTTCTCGATCGTGGCGTGGGGCGTGGCCATGATCGGGTTCGGGCTGTCGCACGCGTTGTGGCTCGCGGTCGTGTTCCTGGCGATCGGCGGCGCGGCGGACATGATCAGCATGGTGTTCCGCAGCGCGATGCTCCAGACGGCCGCGTCGGACGAGATGCGCGGACGGATGCAGGGTGTGTTCACGGTGGTCGTGGCGGGTGGGCCGCGGTTGGCCGACCTCGTGCACGGCACCGGTGGCGCGGCCGTCGGCGCGGGTGTGGCCACGGCCGTCGGCGGGGTCCTGGTCGTGGTGGCCACGGTGGTCGCGACGGCGCTCATCCCGGCGTTCTGGCGCTACCGCTTCGACCCTCGGCCATCACCCCATACGATCGGGTGA
- the pdxH gene encoding pyridoxamine 5'-phosphate oxidase, whose translation MTETTNVTLPAMRVSYEQGSLTESDLAATWHEQLQLWLDQAARAGLPEANAMVLATTDTKGRPSSRTVLAKGLDERGLVFFTNYTSAKSHDLMATRYASVTFPWFAMQRQAHVRGTVEKVGPAETAAYWASRPRGSQLGSWASPQSRVVTGRSNLESALHKIERQFADAENVPVPPHWGGWRIRPEEVEFWQGRRDRMHDRLRFRLGRDGWEVQRVAP comes from the coding sequence ATGACGGAGACCACGAACGTCACGCTGCCCGCTATGCGCGTGTCGTACGAGCAGGGGTCGCTCACCGAGAGTGATCTCGCCGCGACGTGGCACGAGCAGTTGCAGCTGTGGCTCGACCAGGCCGCCCGCGCCGGGCTGCCCGAGGCGAACGCCATGGTGTTGGCGACGACCGACACCAAGGGGCGACCGTCCTCGCGCACCGTGCTGGCGAAGGGCCTGGACGAGCGTGGTCTCGTGTTCTTCACGAACTACACCTCGGCCAAGAGCCACGACCTGATGGCCACCCGCTACGCCTCGGTGACGTTCCCGTGGTTCGCCATGCAGCGTCAGGCGCACGTGCGCGGCACGGTCGAGAAGGTCGGCCCGGCCGAGACCGCCGCCTACTGGGCGAGCCGGCCGCGTGGGTCGCAGCTCGGGTCGTGGGCGTCGCCCCAGTCCCGCGTCGTGACCGGGCGGTCCAACCTGGAGAGCGCGCTGCACAAGATCGAGCGGCAGTTCGCCGACGCCGAGAACGTGCCCGTGCCGCCGCACTGGGGCGGCTGGCGCATCCGGCCCGAGGAGGTCGAGTTCTGGCAGGGCCGGCGTGACCGCATGCACGACCGGCTCCGGTTCCGCCTGGGTCGGGACGGCTGGGAAGTCCAGCGCGTCGCGCCGTGA
- a CDS encoding DUF397 domain-containing protein, which translates to MVLWRKSSRSNSSANCVEVACSGRRVLARDSKNPAPELAFPAEAWRRFLDKQE; encoded by the coding sequence ATGGTCTTGTGGCGCAAGAGTTCCCGGAGCAACAGCAGCGCCAACTGCGTCGAGGTCGCGTGCTCGGGACGACGGGTGCTGGCCCGCGACTCGAAGAATCCCGCGCCCGAGCTGGCGTTCCCGGCTGAGGCGTGGCGAAGGTTCCTGGACAAGCAGGAGTGA
- a CDS encoding citrate synthase 2, protein MVQQKEEDGFRPGLEGVVAFRTEIAEPDRDGGSLRYRGVDIEDLAGKVTFGNVWALLVDGRFGPGLPPAEPFPIPVHTGDVRVDVQAALAMVAPIWGYSPLLDITDEQARDQLARASVMALSYAAQSARGIGRPAVPQRRIDECRTITERFLTRWRGEPDPAHVTALDAYWVSAAEHGLNASTFTARVIASTGADVAASLSGAIGAMSGPLHGGAPARVLPMIEEVERTGDARAVVTSILDRGERLMGFGHRVYRSEDPRARVLRRTARELGAQRYEAAAALEQAALAVLRERRPDRAIETNVEFWAAVMLDFAQVPTHMMAAMFTCARTAGWSAHILEQKRTGRLVRPSASYVGPAPRKPSDVEGWDEIA, encoded by the coding sequence GTGGTGCAGCAAAAAGAAGAGGACGGCTTCCGGCCGGGCCTCGAAGGGGTCGTCGCGTTCCGCACCGAGATCGCCGAACCGGACCGCGACGGCGGATCGCTGCGGTACCGGGGCGTGGACATCGAGGACCTGGCCGGCAAGGTCACGTTCGGCAACGTGTGGGCGTTGCTGGTCGACGGCCGGTTCGGGCCGGGCCTGCCGCCCGCCGAGCCCTTCCCCATCCCCGTGCACACCGGCGACGTCCGCGTGGACGTGCAGGCCGCCCTCGCCATGGTCGCCCCGATCTGGGGGTACTCCCCCCTCCTGGACATCACCGACGAGCAGGCGCGCGACCAGCTCGCCCGCGCCTCGGTCATGGCCCTGTCCTACGCGGCCCAGTCGGCACGCGGCATCGGCCGCCCGGCCGTGCCGCAGCGGCGCATCGACGAGTGCCGCACGATCACCGAGCGCTTCCTGACCCGCTGGCGCGGCGAACCCGACCCGGCGCACGTCACCGCGCTCGACGCCTACTGGGTGTCGGCCGCCGAGCACGGGCTCAACGCGTCCACGTTCACCGCGCGCGTGATCGCCTCGACCGGTGCCGACGTGGCCGCGTCGCTGTCGGGCGCGATCGGCGCCATGTCCGGCCCGCTGCACGGCGGTGCGCCCGCCCGCGTGCTGCCCATGATCGAGGAGGTGGAGCGGACCGGCGACGCGCGGGCCGTGGTCACCTCGATCCTCGACCGGGGCGAGCGGCTGATGGGCTTCGGCCACCGCGTCTACCGGTCGGAGGACCCGCGGGCCCGCGTGCTGCGCCGCACGGCACGGGAACTGGGCGCGCAGCGGTACGAGGCCGCCGCGGCGTTGGAGCAGGCCGCGCTGGCCGTGCTGCGGGAACGCCGCCCGGACCGGGCGATCGAGACCAACGTGGAGTTCTGGGCCGCGGTGATGCTGGACTTCGCGCAGGTGCCCACGCACATGATGGCCGCGATGTTCACGTGCGCCCGCACGGCCGGCTGGTCGGCGCACATCCTGGAGCAGAAGCGCACCGGCCGACTGGTCCGCCCGTCCGCGTCCTACGTCGGCCCGGCGCCGCGCAAGCCGTCCGACGTGGAGGGCTGGGACGAGATCGCCTGA